Below is a genomic region from Octopus sinensis unplaced genomic scaffold, ASM634580v1 Contig08142, whole genome shotgun sequence.
AGCGAGCCCCGATATCTCCTGGGCGGACGGTTTGGGCTGTTTTATGAAGTGGTTTTCCAACGCGCCCTTCACTGTCACTTCGATACTCGTTCTCTTCTTACGTTTCCTTCCTTGAGCAGCTATTTTGTCAATACTGGTAGGAGAACCGGAAGTAGAATCAGCCTCCTCCAGCCATTTCTGTAGTAGAGGTTTTAATTTACACATATTTTTAAAACTCAATTGCAGCGCTTCGAAGCGACAAATGGTTGTCTGGCTGAAAACGTTACCGTAAAGTGTACCGAGCGCTAGTCCGACATCGGCTTGCGTAAAACCCAGTTTGATACGTCTCTGCTTAAACTGCTTAGCAAACTGCTCCAAGTCGTCCGAAGTTGGTGCATCTTCATCGGACGGTTCGTGATGGTCAACCTCAGGGTCGGGTTCTCTAAGTAATGATGGGTGTAATTGTTGCCCGGGGGATAGCATGCCATTCATGTGAATACCATAGCCGTGGTGTTGTAGTTGACTGGCTCCGTTTGTCATGTTTAGATGCGAAGAAACAGGCGAATGCCAGGCGTATGGCGATTGCATCTGTTGATTGACGCGAGTGTGTTGAGCATTCGGATGGGTTTCCAGAGCTTGTCCCTTCATGTCCTGTTGATGGATCATGTTAGACCAGTGGTTATTATCCGTGTGAGATATACCGATCCATGGATTCGGATGATGAGTGAGGTGATGACCATTCTGTTGTTGGGTTGTCATGTATTTCATATCAGGTAAATCACGGTGATGATACTGCGTGGGTTGGGTAACGTGTCCCTGCATGCCCGTTGACGGATCCACTTGGACCGAAGCTAGAGATGATGGAGTCGCCGATGCCAA
It encodes:
- the LOC115227860 gene encoding POU domain, class 3, transcription factor 4-like codes for the protein MAASATSLYLASATPSSLASVQVDPSTGMQGHVTQPTQYHHRDLPDMKYMTTQQQNGHHLTHHPNPWIGISHTDNNHWSNMIHQQDMKGQALETHPNAQHTRVNQQMQSPYAWHSPVSSHLNMTNGASQLQHHGYGIHMNGMLSPGQQLHPSLLREPDPEVDHHEPSDEDAPTSDDLEQFAKQFKQRRIKLGFTQADVGLALGTLYGNVFSQTTICRFEALQLSFKNMCKLKPLLQKWLEEADSTSGSPTSIDKIAAQGRKRKKRTSIEVTVKGALENHFIKQPKPSAQEISGLADQLQLEKEVVRVWFCNRRQKEKRMTPPGTIGPNGEFLQNSENSLQGGGSPMRSNSGGGSPLIPTSIPSHSLSQSIVGHTMSQAHTPVSYPHGGGSPLQSTNGANNGSPLITTAINSHSISQSLAQTLAQQHNPNHHHQHSIKQHSPNH